From one Methylomonas paludis genomic stretch:
- a CDS encoding Eco57I restriction-modification methylase domain-containing protein: MSHPSIPRHHADWLSLVEVSGPFVSLPVLLRVFPQGLDVRDPIQAKALRAVYQQWQEAPNAPGIQHAWIEHVLSQLLVFPPELLAQGQAIPGGLQASLPEMAETLRPDFALLSPASTENAGQAQLLIVCYPREQLLDKPLIGKHWKATPATRMMELLHGAGVALGLVTNGEHWLLVYAPRGEITGYATWDASLWLDEAITLRAFHSLLGSHRFFGVAADNTLLAMLKESAQDQQEVTDQLGNQVREAVEVLVQSFDALDRENNQNLLQGVSAKNQYEAALTVMMRLVFLFSAEERELLHLGKPLYDENYAVSTLQEQLQEVADRYGEEVLERRYDAWTRLLASFRAVHGGVNHQDLLMQAYGGSLFDPDRYPFLEGRDRGSHWRTSLAEPLAVNNRVVLHLLNSLQRLRSKSSAGGVTETRRVSFRALGVEQIGHVYEGLLDHTGVRAGEIILGIKCAAKKQAEIPLATLEDILAQGQDKLIDFLKEETGRSPAALRKALQSDLELDQHKLLIACHHDQDLFTRLLPFAALIREDSFERPLVVLAGSVYVTAGNTRRSTGTHYTPPSLTQPIVQHTLEPLVYQGPAEGWPREQWRLKTPKEILELKVCDMAMGSGAFLVQACRFLAERLVEAWENQERIHPGEVLISPEGEFSKAEPSERLIPDDADERIAIARRVVADRCLYGVDINPMAVEMAKLSMWLITIDKHRPFTFLDHAFKCGDSLLGITSVKQLEYFSLRPEETKQTSFATMNLWRHIDDAKTKREALEVMPSDTPDQIAAKVALFVEAEETVAKLNAAADVLIVLELQGLSDRAYDAKRDELVDHMMVYWAQGLSELQGYAQQQLGKRDCFHWALAFPEITGASGFHAFVGNPPFVGGKKFSASLGSDYKEYLVAHLAKGIRGSADLCAYFFLRIRQLLKEKGTAGLLATNTISQGDSREVGLDQLTEAGFSIPRAVPSRPWPGEATLEVAHVWLYRGVWAGDFVLNDALVAGITPFLTPPGRLHGKPYRLKANENKSFQGSIVLGMGFVLDPEEATELIVRNPKNKDCLLPYLNGEDLNSRPDQSPSRWVINFRNFPLNRTVDGAWVSANEEQRKQWLRAGYVPFDYPDPVAEDYPDLIEIVNERVKADRDILVAKGKQIHEYCFWKFWDRRDKLYTAIADKQLVLVVAATSRTLAFSMSEASPVFSHATYVFALDKPKHFAVMQSFIHEIWVRNLASSMKGDLRYTASDCFETFPFPATLDDLETIGECYCQYRQLIMQMRQEGLTKTYNRFHNTGETAADIAEMRRLHVEMDKAVANAYGWQDLNLNHGFHETKQGIRYTISEAVRLEVFDRLLELNHKHYAEEVAAGLHEKKVAKTSGSGGKRKTKATENSGQMDLF, translated from the coding sequence ATGAGCCATCCCAGTATTCCCCGCCATCATGCCGATTGGTTGTCTTTAGTAGAGGTTTCCGGCCCGTTCGTCTCGCTACCAGTGTTACTGCGGGTGTTTCCGCAAGGTCTGGATGTCCGTGACCCGATACAAGCCAAAGCCTTACGCGCCGTTTATCAGCAATGGCAGGAAGCACCCAATGCGCCCGGCATTCAACACGCCTGGATAGAGCATGTGCTTAGCCAGTTATTAGTCTTTCCGCCGGAACTGCTTGCTCAAGGTCAAGCCATACCCGGAGGATTGCAAGCCAGTCTGCCGGAAATGGCAGAAACTTTGCGCCCGGATTTTGCTTTGCTGTCACCCGCAAGTACAGAAAACGCCGGCCAGGCGCAACTGCTGATTGTCTGTTATCCGCGGGAACAACTGCTCGACAAACCCCTGATTGGCAAACACTGGAAAGCCACACCCGCCACCCGCATGATGGAACTGTTGCACGGTGCTGGGGTTGCCTTGGGTTTAGTTACCAATGGCGAACATTGGTTGCTGGTCTATGCGCCGCGTGGCGAAATCACCGGCTATGCCACATGGGATGCCAGTCTCTGGCTGGATGAAGCGATTACCCTCCGCGCTTTTCATTCCCTGTTGGGTAGCCACCGTTTTTTCGGTGTTGCCGCGGATAACACTTTACTGGCTATGCTCAAGGAAAGCGCCCAAGACCAGCAAGAAGTTACCGACCAGCTGGGCAATCAGGTACGGGAAGCCGTGGAAGTATTGGTGCAATCTTTTGATGCATTGGACAGAGAAAACAATCAAAACTTATTGCAAGGCGTCAGCGCTAAAAATCAATATGAAGCCGCTCTGACTGTGATGATGCGGTTGGTATTTCTGTTTTCCGCGGAAGAACGCGAGCTGTTACACCTAGGCAAGCCGCTCTATGATGAGAATTATGCCGTCTCCACCTTGCAGGAACAATTGCAGGAAGTCGCTGACCGTTATGGTGAAGAAGTGTTGGAACGCCGTTACGACGCTTGGACACGACTGCTGGCAAGCTTCCGCGCTGTGCATGGCGGGGTAAATCATCAGGATTTGTTGATGCAAGCCTATGGTGGCTCCTTGTTCGATCCTGACCGTTATCCGTTTCTGGAAGGTCGTGATAGAGGCAGTCACTGGCGCACTAGTCTGGCCGAACCTTTGGCGGTCAATAATCGGGTGGTTTTGCATTTGCTTAACTCTCTGCAACGCTTGCGCAGCAAGTCCAGCGCCGGCGGCGTTACCGAAACCCGTCGCGTCTCTTTTCGCGCCTTGGGTGTGGAGCAAATTGGTCATGTTTATGAAGGTTTGCTGGATCATACTGGAGTCCGCGCCGGTGAAATCATCTTAGGCATTAAATGCGCCGCAAAAAAACAGGCGGAAATCCCTCTGGCCACGCTGGAAGATATATTGGCGCAAGGGCAGGATAAATTAATCGATTTTCTCAAGGAAGAAACCGGACGTTCCCCGGCCGCACTGCGGAAAGCCCTGCAGTCGGATCTGGAACTGGATCAGCACAAACTGTTGATTGCCTGTCATCACGATCAGGATTTATTCACCCGGCTGTTGCCTTTCGCCGCATTGATTCGGGAAGATTCTTTCGAGCGCCCCTTGGTGGTATTAGCTGGCAGCGTCTACGTCACCGCCGGCAACACCAGACGCAGCACCGGCACGCATTACACGCCGCCGTCGCTGACGCAGCCCATAGTCCAACATACCTTGGAGCCGCTAGTTTACCAAGGCCCGGCGGAGGGCTGGCCGCGGGAACAATGGCGATTGAAGACGCCTAAGGAAATACTGGAACTCAAAGTCTGCGATATGGCGATGGGCTCCGGCGCTTTTCTGGTGCAAGCCTGCCGCTTTCTGGCCGAACGCTTGGTGGAAGCCTGGGAAAATCAGGAACGTATACATCCCGGTGAAGTGCTGATCAGCCCGGAGGGCGAGTTTTCCAAAGCCGAACCCAGCGAACGCTTGATTCCCGATGATGCTGATGAACGCATAGCCATAGCCCGGCGGGTGGTGGCGGATCGCTGCCTGTATGGTGTGGATATTAACCCGATGGCGGTGGAAATGGCTAAGCTGTCCATGTGGCTGATTACCATTGATAAACATCGACCATTTACCTTCTTGGATCATGCCTTCAAATGCGGTGATTCTCTATTGGGCATTACCTCGGTAAAGCAACTGGAGTATTTCAGTTTACGACCGGAGGAAACCAAGCAAACCTCGTTTGCGACTATGAATTTATGGAGGCACATCGACGATGCAAAAACCAAGCGTGAAGCGCTGGAAGTGATGCCGTCAGACACGCCGGATCAGATCGCAGCGAAAGTGGCGTTGTTTGTCGAAGCCGAAGAGACTGTCGCCAAGCTGAATGCTGCCGCTGATGTGTTGATTGTGTTGGAATTACAGGGTTTAAGCGATAGGGCATACGATGCAAAACGTGACGAATTGGTCGATCATATGATGGTGTACTGGGCTCAAGGGTTGTCCGAGCTACAAGGTTATGCACAACAGCAATTGGGTAAACGGGATTGTTTTCATTGGGCGTTGGCGTTTCCGGAAATTACCGGTGCAAGCGGTTTTCATGCCTTTGTTGGCAATCCGCCGTTTGTTGGTGGAAAAAAATTTTCCGCATCTTTGGGATCAGATTATAAGGAATATTTGGTTGCACATCTTGCTAAAGGAATAAGAGGCAGTGCAGATTTATGCGCTTATTTTTTCTTGCGTATCCGGCAATTGTTGAAAGAAAAAGGCACAGCTGGATTGCTGGCTACTAACACCATCTCACAGGGCGACAGCAGGGAAGTAGGCTTAGATCAACTGACGGAAGCGGGTTTTAGCATTCCGCGAGCCGTGCCATCCCGGCCTTGGCCGGGTGAGGCGACTTTAGAAGTGGCTCACGTTTGGCTTTATCGCGGCGTTTGGGCGGGTGATTTCGTTCTAAATGATGCGTTGGTAGCCGGCATCACGCCGTTCTTAACGCCACCAGGACGTTTACATGGTAAGCCATATCGCTTAAAAGCCAACGAAAATAAGTCATTTCAGGGATCTATTGTTTTGGGTATGGGTTTTGTGCTTGATCCTGAAGAAGCCACCGAATTGATTGTTCGAAACCCGAAAAACAAGGATTGTCTACTTCCTTATCTAAACGGTGAAGATTTAAATAGCCGTCCCGACCAATCGCCGTCACGTTGGGTCATCAATTTTCGCAATTTTCCACTTAATCGCACAGTAGATGGTGCGTGGGTTTCAGCAAATGAAGAACAGCGAAAACAGTGGTTACGAGCCGGTTATGTACCTTTTGATTATCCTGATCCAGTTGCAGAAGATTATCCAGATTTGATTGAAATTGTGAACGAAAGAGTTAAGGCAGATAGGGATATACTTGTTGCAAAAGGTAAACAAATCCACGAATACTGCTTTTGGAAGTTTTGGGACAGAAGGGATAAGCTTTATACGGCTATAGCGGATAAGCAGCTAGTTTTAGTTGTTGCCGCGACAAGTAGAACTCTAGCTTTTAGTATGTCAGAAGCTTCACCAGTTTTTTCTCATGCGACATATGTGTTTGCCTTAGATAAACCGAAACACTTTGCTGTTATGCAAAGTTTTATACATGAAATATGGGTTAGAAATCTGGCATCTTCAATGAAAGGAGATTTGAGGTACACTGCCTCAGATTGTTTCGAAACTTTCCCATTCCCCGCAACTTTAGATGATTTGGAAACCATAGGCGAATGCTATTGCCAATATCGGCAGCTCATAATGCAAATGCGTCAAGAAGGTTTAACCAAAACTTATAACCGTTTTCACAACACCGGTGAAACTGCCGCCGACATAGCTGAAATGCGACGCCTGCATGTGGAAATGGACAAAGCTGTAGCAAACGCTTATGGCTGGCAAGACTTAAATCTTAACCACGGTTTCCACGAAACCAAACAAGGCATCCGCTATACCATCAGCGAAGCCGTCCGCCTTGAAGTGTTTGACCGACTGCTGGAACTGAATCACAAGCACTACGCCGAAGAGGTCGCGGCCGGTTTGCATGAAAAGAAAGTCGCAAAAACTTCTGGATCTGGAGGCAAACGGAAAACTAAAGCGACCGAGAATAGCGGTCAAATGGACTTATTTTAA
- the drmD gene encoding DISARM system SNF2-like helicase DrmD, with protein MQTTPEIGQLAIVRKRPFVVTEIIPSAPGLVTESGKTSHLIKLSSVEDDGLGEELQVIWELEPGTSVHEKSTLPNPDSFDHPKRLQAFLDAVRWGAVSQADDRALQSPFRSGIEVDDYQLDPVVRALSMPRVNLLIADDVGLGKTIEAGLVVQELILRHRVRSVLIVCPSSLQVQWKEEMRDKFGLEFRIIDSAAISQLRRKRGIHVNPWTHFPRLITSTDYLKRERPLRSFRETLPAGDEPTYPRAYDLLIVDEAHNIAPSGRGKYATDSMRTQAMRTIAPHFEHKLFLSATPHNGYRESFAALLELLDSQRFARAITPDRAQLEAVMVRRMKSELKLRWDGSRRFAERIVKHLEVPYTEEERQAHKALQRYSELRLKQATSDGERMAAEFVLKLLKKRLFSSPAAFGSTLEKHIASVGSKTKAINYSRDITDFSDDYADDEEYELETAEAVSSISQALSPLLAEEQQLLQQLSNYAVKNSQRPDSKADTLINWLKNTLRPEGVWNEERVIIFTEYRATQKWLFDLFARQGFAENDRLAMIYGGMPNDQREAIKAAFQTHPKESTVRILLATDAASEGVNLQNYCSRLIHVEIPWNPNRMEQRNGRVDRHGQKADEVHIHHFVGKGFKTAQSVGKVGELEADLEFLMRAALKVETIREDLGKVGPVIAQQVEEAMLGKRKQLDTSRAELDAEPVRRMLKFERKLREQLEKLAGQLHQTQHDLNLTPEHVENVVRVGLELAEQPALIPLEIDGIWPDPTGLRKTCPVFHLPALSNSWAHCVDGLDHPHSKKRRPIVFDACLATGRDDVVLAHLNHRLVQMCLRLLRAEIWSLDSQTKHLSRVSACITDDSALSHPVLIAHGRIVVLGGDNHRLHEEIIIAGGALNGGKFNRLNVGQTKTAFEATTEIPATAVIEARFQNLWPNHKEALLAALDARCNERTKNLEKTLQERAESEVSKMTAIMTELLRSIQAELAPQQIEQLDIFLMDDDLGKQQHERDLSALRRRVAEIPDEIAREAEHIRARFANPSARLFPVAVTWLIPRKAVLEITGGKL; from the coding sequence ATGCAGACGACACCAGAAATCGGACAGCTTGCCATCGTGCGTAAGCGCCCCTTCGTCGTCACTGAAATCATCCCATCAGCCCCTGGATTGGTAACAGAATCAGGTAAAACCAGTCATCTTATTAAACTTTCTTCAGTAGAGGACGATGGTCTAGGCGAAGAACTGCAAGTAATTTGGGAACTGGAACCTGGAACCTCGGTTCACGAAAAATCCACACTTCCTAACCCAGACAGCTTTGATCACCCGAAACGCCTTCAAGCTTTTCTGGATGCGGTTCGCTGGGGTGCAGTCTCTCAAGCCGATGATCGCGCACTGCAATCCCCATTTCGTAGTGGTATCGAAGTAGACGATTACCAGCTTGATCCGGTAGTCCGGGCGCTGTCTATGCCGCGTGTCAATCTGCTGATTGCCGATGACGTTGGTTTAGGCAAAACCATAGAAGCCGGCTTGGTAGTCCAGGAACTGATCTTACGCCACCGGGTACGCTCGGTGTTAATAGTCTGCCCGTCTTCCTTGCAAGTGCAGTGGAAAGAAGAAATGCGCGATAAATTTGGCTTGGAATTCCGTATTATCGATAGCGCCGCCATCAGCCAATTGCGACGTAAGCGCGGTATACACGTCAATCCCTGGACGCATTTTCCGCGGCTGATTACCTCTACCGATTATCTCAAGCGTGAACGGCCTTTACGTTCATTTCGGGAAACCTTGCCCGCGGGTGATGAGCCAACTTACCCTCGCGCTTACGATTTGTTGATCGTCGACGAAGCCCATAACATCGCTCCCTCAGGCCGCGGCAAATACGCGACCGATTCCATGCGCACCCAGGCCATGCGAACAATAGCTCCGCATTTTGAACACAAACTATTCTTATCCGCCACCCCACATAACGGCTACAGAGAAAGTTTCGCCGCGCTGCTGGAATTGCTGGACAGCCAGCGTTTCGCCCGAGCCATCACACCGGATCGCGCCCAGCTCGAAGCAGTGATGGTCAGGCGCATGAAGTCAGAACTCAAGCTACGCTGGGACGGCAGCCGGCGCTTTGCCGAACGTATAGTTAAACATCTGGAAGTTCCTTATACCGAGGAAGAGCGTCAGGCCCATAAAGCCTTGCAACGCTATTCGGAATTACGACTGAAACAGGCGACCAGTGACGGCGAACGCATGGCCGCCGAATTTGTGCTGAAACTACTCAAAAAGCGTCTCTTTTCATCCCCGGCGGCCTTCGGCAGTACCTTGGAAAAACATATTGCCAGTGTTGGCAGTAAAACCAAAGCCATCAATTATAGCCGCGACATCACTGATTTTTCCGACGATTACGCCGACGATGAAGAATACGAACTAGAAACCGCCGAAGCGGTCAGCTCCATCAGTCAGGCGCTATCGCCCTTGCTTGCCGAAGAACAGCAACTGCTGCAGCAACTCAGTAACTACGCCGTCAAGAACAGCCAGCGCCCGGACAGCAAAGCCGATACCCTGATTAACTGGCTTAAAAACACCTTACGTCCTGAGGGTGTCTGGAATGAAGAACGCGTTATCATTTTTACCGAATACCGCGCCACGCAAAAATGGCTGTTCGATTTGTTTGCCAGACAAGGATTTGCCGAAAATGACCGGCTAGCCATGATTTACGGCGGTATGCCTAATGATCAGCGCGAAGCGATCAAAGCCGCTTTTCAGACCCACCCTAAAGAGTCCACGGTGCGGATACTGTTGGCAACCGATGCCGCCTCGGAAGGCGTCAACCTGCAAAACTACTGTTCGCGCTTAATCCATGTTGAAATCCCCTGGAACCCTAATCGCATGGAGCAACGTAATGGCCGGGTAGATAGGCACGGACAAAAAGCTGATGAAGTGCATATCCACCATTTTGTCGGCAAAGGCTTTAAAACCGCGCAATCAGTCGGCAAAGTAGGGGAGTTGGAAGCGGATTTGGAATTCCTGATGCGCGCCGCGCTAAAAGTGGAAACCATCCGCGAAGATCTTGGCAAAGTCGGCCCGGTGATTGCCCAGCAAGTAGAAGAAGCCATGCTTGGTAAACGCAAGCAACTGGATACCAGTCGCGCGGAACTAGACGCGGAACCGGTGCGGCGCATGCTCAAATTTGAGCGCAAACTGCGTGAACAACTGGAAAAACTCGCCGGCCAGTTACACCAGACCCAGCACGACCTGAATCTTACCCCTGAGCATGTCGAAAATGTTGTGCGTGTCGGCCTGGAACTGGCCGAGCAGCCCGCCTTAATCCCCCTAGAGATAGACGGTATCTGGCCCGATCCCACCGGTCTACGTAAAACCTGCCCGGTATTTCATTTGCCGGCCCTATCCAATAGCTGGGCGCACTGCGTCGATGGTCTTGATCATCCACACAGCAAAAAACGCCGACCCATAGTATTTGATGCCTGCTTAGCCACCGGCAGAGACGATGTGGTGCTGGCGCACCTTAACCACAGACTGGTGCAAATGTGCTTGCGGCTGCTCCGCGCCGAAATCTGGTCGCTGGATAGTCAAACCAAGCATTTATCCCGCGTGTCCGCCTGCATAACCGACGATTCTGCCTTAAGCCATCCGGTGCTGATCGCCCATGGCCGTATCGTGGTATTAGGCGGCGATAACCATAGATTGCATGAAGAAATCATTATTGCCGGTGGCGCTCTTAACGGTGGTAAATTTAACAGGTTAAATGTTGGTCAAACCAAAACCGCCTTTGAAGCCACTACGGAAATTCCCGCGACGGCCGTAATTGAAGCCCGATTTCAAAACCTTTGGCCCAATCATAAAGAGGCATTGCTGGCAGCCTTAGATGCTCGCTGTAATGAGCGCACCAAAAACCTGGAAAAAACTCTGCAAGAACGTGCAGAATCCGAAGTTAGCAAGATGACTGCCATCATGACTGAATTACTCCGCTCCATTCAGGCCGAACTGGCCCCGCAACAAATAGAGCAACTCGATATATTCTTAATGGATGACGACCTAGGCAAGCAACAGCATGAACGCGATTTGTCCGCCTTGCGCCGTCGGGTAGCGGAAATCCCGGACGAAATCGCCCGCGAAGCTGAGCATATCCGCGCCCGCTTCGCCAACCCCAGTGCCCGTTTATTTCCGGTGGCGGTCACCTGGTTGATACCGCGTAAAGCTGTGCTGGAAATTACCGGGGGTAAGCTATGA
- the mobI gene encoding conjugative transfer protein MobI(A/C) translates to MLHNDDLQIVADLTEEHFLAWIELKIEDLYQQAKLLVDDYWARLAQGQKQHDKSERGHIGVRIRRREHCLSFSIEWFRIKKIRKDFEDKVIAIYIRKGRSYRYPLEKMLKNEPDWEAEIIEELETEFAEIRRQVDMLGKIRDKVQDYSKWVAPK, encoded by the coding sequence ATGTTGCACAATGACGATTTACAGATAGTAGCCGATCTTACTGAAGAACATTTTCTGGCCTGGATAGAGCTGAAAATTGAGGATCTTTATCAGCAAGCCAAGTTGCTAGTAGACGATTACTGGGCCAGATTGGCGCAAGGCCAAAAACAGCATGACAAATCGGAACGGGGACATATTGGCGTCAGAATCCGCCGCAGAGAGCACTGCCTGTCCTTCAGCATTGAATGGTTTCGGATCAAGAAAATTCGGAAAGATTTCGAGGACAAAGTGATTGCCATCTATATCCGCAAAGGCCGCAGTTACCGCTATCCGCTGGAGAAAATGCTAAAAAACGAACCGGACTGGGAGGCGGAGATTATCGAAGAGCTGGAAACCGAATTTGCCGAAATCAGGCGGCAAGTGGATATGCTGGGCAAGATTCGGGATAAGGTGCAGGATTATTCCAAGTGGGTCGCGCCAAAATGA